The following proteins are encoded in a genomic region of Clostridium kluyveri:
- a CDS encoding endonuclease MutS2: MDNTTLEKLHYYELKEIVKGYCASGLGKSLIDKLEPSTNIEVVNRRLDETSEGRTLLDASYHIPFDGIFNVNPLVNKMEKGAALDPEDLSTMENFLRGCRKLKSFMKDKEGYAPTLSSYSLNITDLSYIEEEINISISGNRIDANASKELKKIRKQIDVCEGQIKGKLEKFLKNPSNKEYIQEFFVSQRNGKYTIPIKAAFKNQVQGEIVETSVKGSTVFIEPNVVVKYTSGLSALKVEESIEEYKILATLTEMLYDRIREIKMNIDVIAEYDMVLAKAKYSSDIEGIKPKINEHGYIKIVKGGYPLIKNGVPLDFEIGKDYRSLIITGPNAGGKTIVLKTLGMLTLAVQSGFHIKAKEGTEVAIFSKIFVDIGDNQSVENALSTFSSHVKNLAYIIKESNKSTLLLFDEIGGGTEPNEGAALAIAILEEVYYKGCITVSTTHYGEIKNFSEQHPDFENAAMEFRCDTLDPLYKLNIGKTGDSNALYISKKMGISDNIIERTRRYIESKNYNYELIRDSKIIKKKDIQEDKGESYEFAVGDKVLWMDKNESAIVYREMDIDNNVTILFNKEFVNVNCKRLKLEIKASELYPEGYDLNQLFVSFKERKLERDIERGSKKALKKLKKNHLK; encoded by the coding sequence ATGGATAATACAACATTAGAAAAATTACATTATTATGAATTAAAGGAGATAGTAAAAGGATATTGCGCAAGCGGCTTGGGTAAATCCTTAATAGATAAACTAGAGCCGAGTACAAATATAGAGGTAGTAAATAGAAGGTTAGATGAAACCTCTGAAGGAAGGACACTTTTAGATGCTTCTTATCATATACCTTTCGATGGAATATTTAATGTAAATCCACTTGTAAACAAAATGGAAAAGGGTGCAGCATTAGATCCAGAGGATTTAAGTACCATGGAAAACTTTTTAAGAGGCTGCAGAAAGCTTAAATCATTCATGAAGGATAAGGAAGGTTATGCTCCTACTTTAAGTTCATATAGCTTAAATATAACAGATTTAAGTTATATAGAAGAGGAAATAAATATATCGATATCAGGAAATAGAATAGATGCCAATGCTTCAAAGGAGCTAAAAAAAATAAGAAAGCAAATTGATGTATGTGAAGGTCAAATAAAAGGAAAGCTTGAAAAGTTTCTAAAAAATCCTTCAAATAAAGAGTATATACAAGAATTTTTTGTAAGTCAAAGAAATGGAAAATATACGATACCTATAAAAGCTGCCTTTAAAAATCAAGTTCAGGGTGAAATTGTGGAAACTTCAGTAAAGGGCAGTACTGTATTTATAGAGCCAAATGTAGTGGTGAAATACACTTCTGGGCTATCAGCTTTAAAAGTTGAAGAGTCTATAGAGGAATATAAAATATTAGCTACTTTAACAGAAATGCTATATGATAGAATAAGAGAAATTAAGATGAATATTGATGTAATAGCTGAGTATGACATGGTTTTGGCAAAAGCAAAATATAGTAGTGACATAGAAGGAATAAAACCTAAAATAAATGAGCATGGTTATATAAAAATAGTTAAGGGAGGCTATCCTTTAATTAAAAATGGAGTACCCTTAGATTTTGAAATAGGAAAAGATTATAGATCATTAATAATTACAGGACCTAATGCGGGAGGAAAGACTATAGTATTAAAAACTTTAGGAATGTTAACTCTTGCAGTTCAATCAGGTTTTCATATAAAGGCTAAAGAAGGCACAGAAGTTGCTATATTTAGCAAAATATTTGTAGATATAGGTGATAATCAAAGTGTAGAAAATGCTTTAAGTACTTTTTCATCCCATGTGAAGAATTTAGCATATATAATAAAAGAAAGTAATAAGTCAACATTATTGTTGTTTGATGAAATTGGCGGTGGAACAGAACCGAATGAAGGGGCAGCTTTAGCAATAGCTATTTTAGAAGAAGTGTATTATAAGGGCTGTATAACAGTATCAACAACCCATTATGGAGAGATTAAAAACTTTTCGGAGCAGCATCCAGACTTTGAAAATGCAGCTATGGAGTTTAGATGTGACACATTAGATCCATTATATAAGCTTAATATAGGAAAGACAGGAGATAGTAATGCTCTTTATATATCAAAGAAAATGGGTATTTCAGATAATATAATTGAAAGAACTAGAAGATATATAGAAAGTAAGAATTATAATTATGAATTAATAAGGGATAGCAAAATTATAAAGAAAAAAGATATTCAAGAAGATAAAGGTGAAAGTTATGAATTTGCTGTAGGAGATAAGGTTCTTTGGATGGACAAGAATGAAAGTGCCATTGTTTACAGAGAAATGGATATAGATAATAATGTAACTATTTTATTTAATAAAGAATTTGTTAATGTAAATTGCAAAAGGTTAAAATTAGAAATTAAAGCTTCAGAGCTATATCCAGAAGGGTATGATTTAAATCAATTATTTGTTAGTTTCAAGGAAAGAAAGCTTGAAAGGGATATAGAAAGAGGATCTAAGAAGGCTTTAAAGAAACTTAAAAAAAATCATTTGAAATAA
- a CDS encoding DUF1062 domain-containing protein: MQKVIWNIQYLSSPPVIRYCKRCSKKTEHVCSGLFRINAQRKYLDIWLIYRCSDCDSTWNMTICSRINP, translated from the coding sequence ATGCAAAAGGTAATCTGGAATATACAGTATCTGTCTTCACCACCTGTAATTAGGTATTGTAAGAGATGTTCTAAAAAGACAGAACATGTTTGCTCTGGATTGTTTCGGATAAATGCCCAACGCAAATATTTAGATATATGGTTAATATATAGATGTTCAGATTGCGATTCTACTTGGAATATGACTATCTGCTCACGTATCAATCCTTAA
- a CDS encoding DUF1062 domain-containing protein has translation MKKYAMDTELIRKNGCEVGLPKYTILGANIDLNTPVELHIKSPFPSKLKISALLREKLNLSQNAFKQMIASGAIRGDSGLDLKKCRL, from the coding sequence GTGAAAAAATATGCTATGGATACAGAGTTAATACGGAAGAATGGATGCGAAGTCGGTCTTCCCAAGTATACAATACTAGGAGCCAATATTGACTTAAACACTCCTGTAGAATTGCATATAAAAAGTCCCTTTCCGTCTAAGCTTAAAATATCTGCTTTGTTGCGAGAAAAATTAAATTTATCTCAAAATGCTTTTAAACAGATGATAGCCAGTGGAGCAATTCGAGGAGATAGCGGACTTGATTTGAAAAAATGCAGATTGTAA